ACGAGTGAGACGACCACCGAGCGTACCGGGATGCGGCCGGAGACCCAGGGGGTGTCGATTCGGAGGGTGCGGCGAGCGTTCACAGACCGCTCACCTGCCGACGCCGCACGAGCGCGATGAGCACGGGTGCGCCGAGGATGCCCGTGACGATCCCGACCCGCAGTTCACCGTTCGGGAGCACCACGCGTCCAAGGACGTCGGCGAGGAGGAGGAAGACGGGCCCGATGACCATCGAGTACGCGAGCACCCAGCGCTGGTCGGGCCCCGTGAACCAGCGCACCATGTGCGGGATCATGATGCCGACGAACGCGATCGGACCGGCCGCCGCGACGCACGTGCCCGCCAGCAGCGTCACGGCGACGATCACGAGGATACGGGTGATGCGGATGCGAGCGCCGAGCGCCTGCGCGAGGTCGTCACCGAGCGCGAGGGCGTTCAGGGAGCGCGCGCAGCCGAGCCCGATGAGCAGTCCCGCGGCGATGAGCGGAAGGGCCCACTGGAGCTGATCGAGCGTGCGGCCTCCGACCGATCCGACACCCCAGAAACGCATGACCTGCAGGGTGCTGTGATTCTGCAGCACGATGGCCGTGGTGAACCCGGTGAACGCGGCCCCGAGGGCGACCCCCGCGAGGGTCAACTTCATGGGCGTTGCGCCGGACGACCCGAAGGATCCGAGGGCGTAGACGAGCACGGTGAGCACGAACGCCCCGGCTAGGGCGAAGGGCACGTAGCCCCCCGGCGTCGTGAGCCCGAGCACCCCCACGGCGAAGGTGACGGCGAACGAGGCCCCCGCGTTCACTCCGAGGATTCCGGGGTCGGCGAGCGGGTTGCGTGTGAAGGCTTGGATGAGCGCGCCGCACACCGCGAGCGCGGCGCCGACCAGGATCCCGAGGACCGTGCGCGGCACGCGCAGCTCGAGCACCAGGAGGTGCAGGGGGTTCGCGTCGTCCGTGGCGGTGATCGCGGTGATCACCGTCGCCGGGTCGATCGCGCGGCTCCCGACCGCGAGGGAGGCGATCGTGGCCAGCACCAGGCAGGCGCCCGCGACGAGCAATCCGATGGTGCGAGCACCGTGCCGGGTCGTGCCCGGCCCGCCGCTCCGGAGCACGCCGCGACCGCGCGGGAGGATCGCCCGGGCGGGGCGTCCTCCCCAGTCGGTGCGCGGCGCGGGTTCGGTCACTATCCGGCGATGGTCGGTTCGCCGGCGAGCGCCGCGGCGAGATCCTCGACGTACGTCGGCAGGATGTACTGCAGCGACAGCACGGTCGGCGCGCTGATCGCCGAGGCCTCGGCGTCGTTCGCGTAGATCACGTACGAGCCCGCCTCGATCGGCTGCCAGCGCGAGACCACCTTGTTCTGCACCGTGTACTCGCCCTCGGCGACGCTGGCGCCCCAGGCGGCGAACAGCTCGGCGTCGACGTCGTACAGGTTCTCCAGGCTGACGCCGGTGTACCAGTTGTCGCCTTCCGCGGTCGCGAGGAAGCTGTCCATGGCGGAGGTGGACTCGAACCCGAGCGACTCGGTGATCCGCACGCGCGGGTCGTACTCGAGGTAGACCCCGAGATCGGTGCCGCCCTCGTTCAGCGTCAGGCCCCAGACGAAACTCTTGCCGTCGAATTCGGGGTGGGCGTCCGCGAGGGAGGTCACGAGCTCCTCGGTTTCCGAGACCAGCTCCTCGGCCTTCTCGTTCTCCCACATGGCCGCGCCGACCGTGCGGGTCATGTCCTCCCAGGTGCTCGGATCCCAGGGGGCCTCGATGTAGGGCACGGTCGGGGCGATCTCGCTCAGGCGCTCGTACTCGATGTCGGAGATGCCCGTGTAGAGGCCGAGGATCAGATCCGGCTCGAGCTCCTTGATCGCCTCGTAGTTCGGGCCTTCCTCGGCGTACGGGATGATCTCGGGGGTCTCGCCGTACTCGGCAGTGACGAACTCCTCGAACCACGGCTGGTAGCCGCTCTCGCCCGCACCCCAGACCTCTTCGATACCGACCGGGTTTTCGCCGAGGGCGGCGACGATGTCGGGGGTCATCCAGCCGAGCGCGACGATCCGCTTCGGCTTCTCGGTGATGGTGGTGGAACCGTGGCCGTGCTCGATGACGACCCCGTCCGCGGCGGCGGCGCTCTCGGCGTCCAGGCCGGATGCGCCGCAGCCCGTCAGCACGAGGGCGGTGGCGGCGAGCAGGGCGGCGAGCCCGGACACGCGTCGCGCCCGAGGGCGCACAGAGGTCTGCGACATGGTTCTCCGATCGAGAAGAGTGGGAATGGGGCCGCGACGACACGGCATGCGATTAGGGAAGCCTCACCTAACAGAACGATGCTAGGACGAGAACCGGCCCGTATGTGTCGTCAAAGGGACGACTTTTGCCGAGATCCCGACATTCATCTGACCTATCGCCAGTAGTCGTCGCGAGCGTGGTCGGCCTGCGCGCGGGCCACGTATCGGCGAGGCGTCATGCCGAAGCGCTCCTTGAAGGCCGCCGAGAACGCGCTCGTCGAGGCATATCCGCATTTGCTGCCCGCGGCCCCGATGGGGGTGCCGTCCACCATCATCCGGGCCGCGACCGTCATGCGCACGCCGGTGCGCCACTGTCCGAAGCTCATGCCGATGTCGTTGCTGAAGACGCGCAGCACACTCCGCTCGTGGAGGCCGTGCGCGGCGAACAGCTCGCGAGCGGTGCGGGGGTCGCCGGGCTCGTCGAGGACCGCCTGTACGAGCCCGCTCACCCGCTCGTCGCCGGGCAGCGGCACCTCGGCGCGGTCCTCCACCGGATCGGGCACGGTCTGCTGCAGCATCTCGATCAGGACCGCCTGGATCCGGATCCTCAGCCCGTCCTCCATGTCATTGACGCCGAGGTGCAGCATCATCTCCTGCACCGCTCGAGGCACGAGCACGCGGGTGACCTCGTCGATCGAGGTCGCGAGCGAGGCGTCGGGTACGTAGGTGTAGCACCCCGTCGAGTCGCGTTCGTGAAGCGCGGTGTGCGGGGTGCCGGCCGGGATCCAGATCCCCTGGCCCGGCGCGAGCCGCCACATCGCATCCTGCAGATACACCCACACGGTGCCGCGGTAGCACCACGCGAGCATGGGATCGGGGTGGCTGTGGGGCGGCGACAGCGGGCGGGTGGGGTGAGAATCATTACTCGCGACGACCCCGGTCCCCATGAGGTAGGGGGCGACCACCGAAGAGGGGTGCACCCCGCTGGCCTCCCAATCCACCTGCCGATACGAATTCATCAGATGAATAGCGTACCAGGGGGTGCGCTCCGATCCCGGACCGCGGGGCGCGAGGCACTATACCGCGGCGGTGCCGGGCTGGGCCGTTGAGGAGAAGAGGTTCAGGCCGAGCATGTGCGAGAGGTGGCGGGTGGCCCGGATCCCGCGCACGCTGTTCCCGGCCGCGTCGAGCGGCGGCGAGAACGTGGCGAGACTGCCCTTGCCCGGCGCGATCGTGACGATCCCGCCCGCCACCCCGCTCTTCCCGGGCATGCCGACCTCGAACAGCCAATCCCCGCTCGCCTCGTACATCCCGGTCGTCGCCATGACCGCGAGCACGTCGCGGCTCACCGCCGGGCTCACGACCTCCGCCCCCGTCACGGGGTTCGTGCCGCCGTCGGCGAGGGTGGCGCCCATGCGCGCGAGGTCCTCCGTCGTCACGCGCAGCGAGCACTGCCGGGTGTAGAGCTCCGTGACCCGCATCGGGTCGATCGAGATGTGCCCGTAGCTCTGCAGCAGCCGGGCGATGCCCATGTTGCGCAGGTTCGTCTCCATCTCCGAGGCGAAGACCTCCTCGTCGAGCTCCAGGTCACGGCCGGCGAACGCCGAGAGTCCGCGGTGGATGTAGTCCCACTTCTCCTCCCAGGAGTCGCCCGGCACGAGCCCGGTGGTGGCGAGCGCTCCGGCATTCACCATCGGGTTCATCGTGTGGCCGCCGTTGAGCTCGATCGCCATCACCGAGTTGAACGGCAGCCCCGTGTTGTTCACGCCGATCCGCTCGCGCATCAGGTCGTGACCCAGGCTCTCGCAGACGAGCGCGTACACGAAGGCTTTCGAGATCGACTGGATCGAGAACTCCTGCTGCGCGTCGCCGACGCTGAAGGATCGGCCCGTCGCCGACGCCAGGCTGATGCCGAACCAGTCGGGATCCGCCTCCGCCAGCTTCGGGATGTAATCGGCGACCGCGCCGTCCGTGAGCCCGGCGTAGCGGGCATGCGTCTCACGCATGATCTCGCGGACGAACTCCGCGCTCGGCAGGTGCCCCGTCGAGACGACACTCTCGTCGGGGTGCCCCAGCTCGGGCTCGTGCGAGGAGGGAACCGGATTCTCGGGGTGCGCCGTCATGCCCTCAGCGTAGTCAGTGCGGGTCAGCGGTGGGGAGTCTCCTCACCACGCTCGTCCGCGATCGCCTCGTCGACGTCGGCGAACGCCTCCGCCTCCTCCGTCGCTTCCTCGGCACCGGGCGCCGTGCCGTCCTGGTGCTCGTCGATCGTCGGCAGGGCCGCGGTCTCGAACACCTCGACGAAGGTCTCGTCCGTCGGCTCGTCGATCCACGGGTGATCGTCGCGCGAGTGGTCGTACTCGGTCGGGATCAGCGCGAAGTCGTCGCCGTACTCCTCGAGCCCGGTGCGCACGCTGTGCCGGATCGCCTGCCGGGCGTACTGGTCGCGCAAGATGAGGGGGTCGCGGCGCAGGTCCTTCATTAGCGCGACCATCATGAGCACCAGGATCACCGCGAACGGCAGCGCGGCGATGATCGTCACGTTCTGCAACGCTCGCAGCCCGCTCCCCTCCTCCCCGGAGACGAGCAGCACCGCGGCGATGAACCCGACGAGCGTACCCCAGATGATCGTGACCCAGCGCTGCGGAGTCGGTCGCCCCTGCTGCGACATCGTGCCCATCACGAGCGACGCGGAGTCGGCGCCGGTGACGAAGAAGATCGCGATCAGGAGCATCAGCACGATGTTCGTGATCTCAGTGAGCGGCAGATTGCCGAGCACCCCGAAGAGCACGTTCTCGGGAGGCGACGTCGGCAGATCGGCCCCGCGCATCTGCTGGTCGATCGCCGTCGTGCCGTAGATCGCGAACCACACGAGGGAGATGAGCGAGGGCACGAGGATCACCACGAGCACGAACTGGCGGATCGTGCGGCCGCGCGAGATCTTCGCGATGAACATGCCGACGAACGGCGACCACGAGATCCACCAGGCCCAGTAGAAGATGGTCCAGCTCGCGAGGAACTGCTCGGTCGCCTCGCCCTGCGCACTCGATCGGCCCATCATCTGCGGCAGGTCGTTGATGAACTCGAACGCGATGGTCGGGATCATGTTCATGATCAGCAGGGTCGGGCCGACGAAGAAGACGAAGAGGGAGAGCACGATCGCCGCGACCGAGTTGATGTTCGACAGCGCCTGGATCCCCTTCGATACCCCCGACGCGGCCGACGCGATGAAGCACGCCGTGAGCACCGCGATCACCGCGATGAGCACCCCGTTGCCGACCTGGCCGATACCGGCGACGATCTCGACGCCGTGCCCGATCTGCAGTGCGCCGAGGCCGAGTGACGCCGCGGTACCGAACAGGGTGACCAGGATTGAGAAGATGTCGATCGTCTTGCCGAGCGGTCCGGTCGTCTTGCGCTCCCCCAGCAGCGGTGCGAAGACCGAGGAGATGAGCGGGGTGCGCCCGCGGCGGAAGGAGCCGTACGCGATTGCGACCCCGACGAGCGCGTAGAACGACCAGGCCTGCGGGCCCCAGTGGTAGAGCACCTGGGCCTGCGCGGTCTGCATCGCCTCGAGGGTGCCGCCCTCGACCGTGCCCGGGGGCGGGGACTCGAAGAACGTCAGGGGCTCGGCGGCGCCCCAGAACACGAGGCCGATCCCCATGCCGGCGGCGAACAGCATGGAGATCCAGGAGAACATCGAGAACTCCGGCTCCTCGTCGTCGCGACCGAGGCGGATCCTGCCGTACTTACTCACCCCGAGGAAGAGCATGAACAGCAGGATCGCCGTCGCCACTGAGGTGAAGAACACCCCCGTGTACTCGATGATCCAGTTCAGCGTCGACTGCGCGGTGGTCGAGAGGCTGTCGCCGTCGATCACCCCCCAGCCGATGAACACCACGGTGAACGCCGCGGCGACCCCGAAGACCAGCCAGTCGGTGCGGTAGGTGCGCCGCGTCTGCTCGACGCCCACGCCGGGGATCAACGCCGGGTGCACTCCGGAGGGCGCGATCCCTTTGATCCCGCGCGCGATGTGCCGGGCGACATCGGCGGCCCGGCCCCCGGGACGGGCGGCGCTCGGGGGCGTGCGGGTGGGCTCGGTTCCGGATCCCTCTTGACTGTTCACGCGTTCCAGTGTGACAGGGTGCGAGCGGAACAGGGATCTTCCCGGTCGGAACCGGGGCTGTCAAGGCGCTGCCCAGTGCCTCCCGAGCACGTCAGACTGGAGGCCAGTACGAGTGAACAGGAGAAGCACCCATGCCGGAGATCCATGAGTGGTGGCCGCACCTGACCATCGACGCCAAGCATGCGCTGGAGGCCTCTCGCGACGGCAGCATTCCGGCTGCCGTCGCGGAGGAGATCCGCCAGCTGACGGGCGAGCCCGTCGACCCCGACACCCGGTTGACGCCCGAGGATCGGGAGTTCATTCGCACGCAGGGAGAAGCGGTCGACTGACTTCCCGTCAGCGACCCGTCAGCGGCCCGCCAGTGGGAGCCGCTGCCAGTCCGCAGCGTCGCGCAACAGTTGCCGGTCGTGCGTCGACACCACCACCGCCGCCTCGGTCGCGCCAAGCGCCTCGGTCAACTCGTCGACGAGCGCGATCGAAAGGTGATTGGTCGGCTCGTCGAGCAGCAGCACGTGCGGCCGCGCGGCGAGCACGAGCGCCAGGTCGAGCCGGCGCTGCTGCCCCATCGACAGCTCACCGACCCGCCGGTTCGCCTCGGCGGGTCGCAGCAATCCGAGCTGCGCAAGCGACGGGGCGTGCAGGGCCCCGGCCGATCCCGCAGCCGTACCCGGTGCCGATCCTGTAGCCGATCCTGCAGCCGATCTTGCAGCCGATCTTGCAGCCGAGACACGCTCGAGATGCACCGCGAAGACCTCCGCGGCGGACCGGTCGAGGGGCAGCTCCGATTCCTGGGCGAGCAGCGCGAGCCGAGCCTCAGCCGCGCGGCGCACCCGACCGTCGCTCGGCGCGAGATCCCCGGACGCGATCCGGAGCAGCGTCGACTTGCCCGCGCCGTTCGGCCCGGTCACGAGCAGGCGGTCGCCCCGCGAAAGAGCAAACGACACGGGCGCATCGAGCCGACCCTCGGCCCGCACCTCCTCGACCTCGAGCAGCGCGCCGCTCGCCCGGGCCGTGATCTCGGGGAATCGGAACCGCAGCGGCGGCACCGGCACACGCACCGCGAGCGCGTCGAGCTGATCCTGACGCCGGTGCACGCTCTGCACCAGTCCGCCGGCCCGCGTCGCCCGCCCGTGTTTGTTCGTGCCCTTCTCGGGGCGCCACCCCGATTCGAGCCGGTTCTGCGCCGCGGACAGGCTGTCCTGCAACCGCGTCTGCTCGGCCTGCTGCCGCGCGTACGCCTGCTCCCAGCGCTCGCGCTCGGCCGCACGACTCTCCCGGTAGCCGGTGTAACCCGCGCCGGTGATCCGCACCGTGCCGTCGTGCGTGGGATCGAGGTCGACGATGGTCTCCGCGAGATCGGCGAGGAGCGCGCGATCGTGGGTGACCACGACGATCCCGCCTGCCCGGCGCCGCAGCTCGGCGGTCAAGAAATCGAGGCCGCTGCGATCGAGGTGGTTCGTCGGTTCGTCGAGCAGCAGGAAGTCGTCCGTCGCGCCGAGCAGGCAGGCGAGCCGCACCCGGTATCGCTGTCCGACGGAGAGCTCCGCGAGCGGGCGCGCCCGCTCCGACACCGCGTCGAGCGCCTCGAGCGCGATCTGCACGCGGCGCTCGGCGTCCCAGGCGTCGAGCTGCTCGGCGCGCTCGAGCGCTTCCGCGTAGGCGTGCGCTGCGGCGTCCGGGCCGTGTTCGGCGGCCGCCGCGTCCGGCTCCGAGCCCGCCGTGAGCCCGAGTGCGGCACGATCGAGTTCCGCGAGCGCGGCGACGGACGGTGCGATCGCGTCCGCGACGGCGTCGCCCACCGTGCGCCCATCGTTCGCGGGCATCTCCTGCTCGGCGAGGCCGAGCGAGCCGATCCGCTGCACCGTTCCCGCGTCCGGAGGAAGCTCGCCCGCGAGCGCGTGGAGCAGGGTCGATTTGCCCTGTCCGTTCTCGCCGACGAGGGCGACGCGGGAGGTCGGCGTGATCGTGAGGCTGACCCGGTCGAGGATCCGGGTGCCGCCGCGGATGATCGAGAGGTCAGAGGCGATGAGTTGCGCGTTGTGGCGCGCCGAAGAGTGAGGTGCGGGGGTGAACATACGAGTCCTTCATGACACTGCACCGCGGCGCGTCGAGGCAGGTGCCTCGCACACCCGGTGGCATACCGAACGGCGATCCCGGAGGGACCTGGAGCAGGCGGCCGCCGCCGACTCGGACGCGCACAGGGGCGTCGACGAGCGCGGAAGGCCTGCTCGGCCGTTAGAGGTAGGTCAGTTGTTGCACGTCACCAGCGTACGTGCGCCCGGGCGGGGCCGCAAGGGCGGTGCGGGCCGCGGGGCGCGGGCGCGGCGGGATCGAGGCAGCGCGAGCCCCTCAGCGCACCCCGGGGGCCACGTGCGTGAGGTGACCGCCGACGAGTGTCGCAGCGACCTCGACCGCGGTGAGCGCCGCGGGCTCGACCCGCAGCGGATCCTGATCGAGCAGGATCAGATCCGCCGGGGCGCCGACTGCCGGTCGCACCGACCCCCGCATGCTCGAGCGCAGCGCCTCCTCGACACCGATCCGCTCCGCGGGCACCCACGCGGCCTCGCCGGGCAGCGACCGGTGCACAGCGGCGGCGATCCCGCGCCAGGGATCGAGCGGCGCGACCGGCGCGTCGGAGCCGAAGCGGAGCCGGGCGCCGCTGCGCAAGAGGGACGCGAACGGGAACGTCCGCTCGGCTCGGCCCGGCCACAGCCGGGCGACGGCCTCACGATCGTCGAGGAGGTGCTCCGGCTGCACACTCGCCTCGACGCCGAGCCGGGCGAACCGGGCGAGGTCCGCAGTGCGGAGCAACTGCGCGTGCTCGATCCGCCCGCCGACACCGACGGCGTCGAAGGCGTCGAGCGCGGCGGCTCCCGCCCGATCGCCGATCGCGTGCACGGCCGCGGAGAAACCGGCGTCGCGCGCCCGCCCGAGCAGGGCGATGAGATCGTCCGGCCCGACGAGCGAGCGGCCGTGGTCACCGTCGGGGTACGGGTCGCAGCACCAGGCGGTGTGCGTGCCGAGCGACCCGTCGGTGATGATCTTCAGCGGTCCGACGCGCAGCCGACCGCCCGTTCCGAGGGCGTCGCCGGTGCGCAGGCCCTCGGCGATCGCCCGGTCGAGGTGCTGCGGATAGACCGCGGTCTCGACGCGGAGCGTGTCGAACCCCGAGCGCTCGCGGCGCACCCAGTCCTCGATGCCCCAGCGCATTTCGAAGTCGACGATCCCCACGACCCCTCGCGCGGCCGCGGCCGCCGCGGCGTCGGCAACGCGGACATCGAGTTCTGCGTCGGAGATGCGATCGAGTTCGCGCACGAGCGCGAAGCAGTCGTCCTCGACGACGTGCGACGATCCGGCCGGGTCGTGACCGTACCGGCGCAATGCGGCGGTGTTCAGCCAGGCGCCGTGCAGATCGATCCCGATCAGCACCACGGGCACCGCGCCGCCTGCGGCATCGAGCCGTTCGCGGGTGAGCGACCGTCCCCAGGCGCTGCCCCGCACGCGCACGGCGATCACCTCGGTCGCGCCGTCGACGCACGCGCTCCGAACCCGCTCGAGCACGGCGTCGGGGTCCGTCAAGTCGCCGCAGTCGAGCCGTGAGGCCTGCTGCGCCCACTGCCCGAAGTGCACGTGCTCGTCCCACAGGCCGGACGTCACGATCCGTCCGGCGGCGTCGATGGTGTCGGCAGCATGAAGCTCACCGGATACACCGACCGCACCGGCCCCGCCCTCGACAGTGACCTCGGCGATCGTTCCATCTTCGGCAATGACAATGGAAACCAGCGCGTTTGACCCGAGGCACCGCGCGTGCTCGATCCTCCGGATCATGCGCGGTGGGCGACGCGCCCGTTCACCACGGTGAGCAGCACGGCGGTGTCGGCGAAGCGGTCGGGGTCGCTCGTCACCGGGTCGTCGGCGAAGACGGCGAGGTCGGCGAGCGCCCCCACGGCGACCATCCCCTCCCCCGGGCGATCGATCGCGTCCCAGCAATTACGGGTGAGCGCTGCGAGGGTGCGCTCCGGCGGGAGGGCCTGGTGCGGGTCGACGGCCGGGGCCGCACTGCCGTGCCGTCGCCGGGTGACGTTTGCGGCGAACACGTGCCGCGCATCGAACTCCTCGACGGGCCAGTCCGAGCCGAGCGCCACGCAGGCGCCCGCGGCATCGAGGTCGGCGATGCGCCAGCCGTGCCGCGCACGCTCGGAGTCGCGCCCGAGGAGCGTCGTCCACATGTCGCGCCCGTCGGGCCGCTGCGCGAACGCGTGGATCGGCTGCATGCTCGCGGGCACCCCGAGCTCCGCGAAGCGAGGGATCAGGTGATCCGGGATCGTCTCGATGTGCTCGATGCGGTGCGTCACCCGGCTGGCCCGGGCTGCATGCGGTGCTCGATTCGGGATCGACGCCACGGTGTCGAGCACGAACTCGACCGCGCGGTCGCCGATCGCGTGCGTCGCCGTCGGCACCCCGCTCTCCGAGAGCGCGTGGATCGTACGCGTGAACGTGTCGCTCGGCACCCAGTACGGCTCGAGTCCGCCTCCGCGCGTGTCGGCGTCGAACAGCCAGGCGGAGCCGTTGTCGATGCTGCCGTCGAGCATGAACTTCACACCCTCGACCCGCCACCGCCGACCGCCGACGCCCTGCAGCGCGATCATGCGCTGCAGCGTCTCCGCCCATGGGTCGGTCGCCCGCCAGATCGGCGAGACCCGGATCCGCACCGGCAACTCTCCCTCCGTCTCCAAGGCGCGCAGCACGTCGAGATCCCCGGCCTCCATGTTCATCTGGTGCAGCGAGGTGTAGCCGCTGGCCGCGAACTCCACGAGCTTGTCGCGCACCGCGGCGACCCGCTGCGCGAATGGCATGCGGGGGTAGAGTTCGGTGACGAGCATCTCGGCGTCGCTCTCGATGAGGTACCCGGTCGGCCGACCGTCGGCATCGACCTCGATCGACGAGTTGTTGCCGAAGTCGCGCGGCCCGTCGATGCCCGCGAGCTCCAGCGCACGGTCGCTCGCGATGACCGAGTGGCCGTCGAAGAGCAGCAGGTAGCCGGGGCGGCCGCCGAATGCGCGCTCGAACGGGGCGTTGCTGACCTCGGCGCCCACGAACATGTCGAAGGAGAGCCCGAAGCCGCGGATCCACTCGTCGGGCCCGCGATCCGCCGCGAACGTCGCGATGCGCTCGGCCACCTGCTCGACCGTGGTGCAGTCGTGCAGCATGAGGGCCCGGTGGCGCGACTCCGCACCCGAGAGCGGGTGCACGTGCGCGTCGACGAACCCGGCCGTGACGGTCGCGTCGCCGAGCTCGATCACCTCGGCGTCGCGCGTGTCCCACGCCGCAGCGTCCTCACGGGTACCGACGGCGACGATGCGACGTCCGCTCACGGCCACCGCGGTCGGCACGACGTCGGCGCCGACCGGGTCCGCGGACCGCGACTCGTCGCGTGGGAGCCCGGTGCGCACGCGCCCGGCGAGCAGCACGAGGTCGGCACGGACGGCCGCGGGGTCGAACGGCGACGCGGCGGTCGCGCCCTGCCGCATCACCGCGC
Above is a genomic segment from Leucobacter rhizosphaerae containing:
- the glsA gene encoding glutaminase A, whose protein sequence is MTAHPENPVPSSHEPELGHPDESVVSTGHLPSAEFVREIMRETHARYAGLTDGAVADYIPKLAEADPDWFGISLASATGRSFSVGDAQQEFSIQSISKAFVYALVCESLGHDLMRERIGVNNTGLPFNSVMAIELNGGHTMNPMVNAGALATTGLVPGDSWEEKWDYIHRGLSAFAGRDLELDEEVFASEMETNLRNMGIARLLQSYGHISIDPMRVTELYTRQCSLRVTTEDLARMGATLADGGTNPVTGAEVVSPAVSRDVLAVMATTGMYEASGDWLFEVGMPGKSGVAGGIVTIAPGKGSLATFSPPLDAAGNSVRGIRATRHLSHMLGLNLFSSTAQPGTAAV
- a CDS encoding ABC-F family ATP-binding cassette domain-containing protein — encoded protein: MFTPAPHSSARHNAQLIASDLSIIRGGTRILDRVSLTITPTSRVALVGENGQGKSTLLHALAGELPPDAGTVQRIGSLGLAEQEMPANDGRTVGDAVADAIAPSVAALAELDRAALGLTAGSEPDAAAAEHGPDAAAHAYAEALERAEQLDAWDAERRVQIALEALDAVSERARPLAELSVGQRYRVRLACLLGATDDFLLLDEPTNHLDRSGLDFLTAELRRRAGGIVVVTHDRALLADLAETIVDLDPTHDGTVRITGAGYTGYRESRAAERERWEQAYARQQAEQTRLQDSLSAAQNRLESGWRPEKGTNKHGRATRAGGLVQSVHRRQDQLDALAVRVPVPPLRFRFPEITARASGALLEVEEVRAEGRLDAPVSFALSRGDRLLVTGPNGAGKSTLLRIASGDLAPSDGRVRRAAEARLALLAQESELPLDRSAAEVFAVHLERVSAARSAARSAAGSATGSAPGTAAGSAGALHAPSLAQLGLLRPAEANRRVGELSMGQQRRLDLALVLAARPHVLLLDEPTNHLSIALVDELTEALGATEAAVVVSTHDRQLLRDAADWQRLPLAGR
- a CDS encoding FecCD family ABC transporter permease; protein product: MTEPAPRTDWGGRPARAILPRGRGVLRSGGPGTTRHGARTIGLLVAGACLVLATIASLAVGSRAIDPATVITAITATDDANPLHLLVLELRVPRTVLGILVGAALAVCGALIQAFTRNPLADPGILGVNAGASFAVTFAVGVLGLTTPGGYVPFALAGAFVLTVLVYALGSFGSSGATPMKLTLAGVALGAAFTGFTTAIVLQNHSTLQVMRFWGVGSVGGRTLDQLQWALPLIAAGLLIGLGCARSLNALALGDDLAQALGARIRITRILVIVAVTLLAGTCVAAAGPIAFVGIMIPHMVRWFTGPDQRWVLAYSMVIGPVFLLLADVLGRVVLPNGELRVGIVTGILGAPVLIALVRRRQVSGL
- a CDS encoding amidohydrolase — protein: MDAAGRIVTSGLWDEHVHFGQWAQQASRLDCGDLTDPDAVLERVRSACVDGATEVIAVRVRGSAWGRSLTRERLDAAGGAVPVVLIGIDLHGAWLNTAALRRYGHDPAGSSHVVEDDCFALVRELDRISDAELDVRVADAAAAAAARGVVGIVDFEMRWGIEDWVRRERSGFDTLRVETAVYPQHLDRAIAEGLRTGDALGTGGRLRVGPLKIITDGSLGTHTAWCCDPYPDGDHGRSLVGPDDLIALLGRARDAGFSAAVHAIGDRAGAAALDAFDAVGVGGRIEHAQLLRTADLARFARLGVEASVQPEHLLDDREAVARLWPGRAERTFPFASLLRSGARLRFGSDAPVAPLDPWRGIAAAVHRSLPGEAAWVPAERIGVEEALRSSMRGSVRPAVGAPADLILLDQDPLRVEPAALTAVEVAATLVGGHLTHVAPGVR
- a CDS encoding amidohydrolase; this encodes MRQGATAASPFDPAAVRADLVLLAGRVRTGLPRDESRSADPVGADVVPTAVAVSGRRIVAVGTREDAAAWDTRDAEVIELGDATVTAGFVDAHVHPLSGAESRHRALMLHDCTTVEQVAERIATFAADRGPDEWIRGFGLSFDMFVGAEVSNAPFERAFGGRPGYLLLFDGHSVIASDRALELAGIDGPRDFGNNSSIEVDADGRPTGYLIESDAEMLVTELYPRMPFAQRVAAVRDKLVEFAASGYTSLHQMNMEAGDLDVLRALETEGELPVRIRVSPIWRATDPWAETLQRMIALQGVGGRRWRVEGVKFMLDGSIDNGSAWLFDADTRGGGLEPYWVPSDTFTRTIHALSESGVPTATHAIGDRAVEFVLDTVASIPNRAPHAARASRVTHRIEHIETIPDHLIPRFAELGVPASMQPIHAFAQRPDGRDMWTTLLGRDSERARHGWRIADLDAAGACVALGSDWPVEEFDARHVFAANVTRRRHGSAAPAVDPHQALPPERTLAALTRNCWDAIDRPGEGMVAVGALADLAVFADDPVTSDPDRFADTAVLLTVVNGRVAHRA
- a CDS encoding BCCT family transporter, which translates into the protein MNSQEGSGTEPTRTPPSAARPGGRAADVARHIARGIKGIAPSGVHPALIPGVGVEQTRRTYRTDWLVFGVAAAFTVVFIGWGVIDGDSLSTTAQSTLNWIIEYTGVFFTSVATAILLFMLFLGVSKYGRIRLGRDDEEPEFSMFSWISMLFAAGMGIGLVFWGAAEPLTFFESPPPGTVEGGTLEAMQTAQAQVLYHWGPQAWSFYALVGVAIAYGSFRRGRTPLISSVFAPLLGERKTTGPLGKTIDIFSILVTLFGTAASLGLGALQIGHGVEIVAGIGQVGNGVLIAVIAVLTACFIASAASGVSKGIQALSNINSVAAIVLSLFVFFVGPTLLIMNMIPTIAFEFINDLPQMMGRSSAQGEATEQFLASWTIFYWAWWISWSPFVGMFIAKISRGRTIRQFVLVVILVPSLISLVWFAIYGTTAIDQQMRGADLPTSPPENVLFGVLGNLPLTEITNIVLMLLIAIFFVTGADSASLVMGTMSQQGRPTPQRWVTIIWGTLVGFIAAVLLVSGEEGSGLRALQNVTIIAALPFAVILVLMMVALMKDLRRDPLILRDQYARQAIRHSVRTGLEEYGDDFALIPTEYDHSRDDHPWIDEPTDETFVEVFETAALPTIDEHQDGTAPGAEEATEEAEAFADVDEAIADERGEETPHR
- a CDS encoding helix-turn-helix domain-containing protein, whose product is MNSYRQVDWEASGVHPSSVVAPYLMGTGVVASNDSHPTRPLSPPHSHPDPMLAWCYRGTVWVYLQDAMWRLAPGQGIWIPAGTPHTALHERDSTGCYTYVPDASLATSIDEVTRVLVPRAVQEMMLHLGVNDMEDGLRIRIQAVLIEMLQQTVPDPVEDRAEVPLPGDERVSGLVQAVLDEPGDPRTARELFAAHGLHERSVLRVFSNDIGMSFGQWRTGVRMTVAARMMVDGTPIGAAGSKCGYASTSAFSAAFKERFGMTPRRYVARAQADHARDDYWR
- a CDS encoding ABC transporter substrate-binding protein, with translation MSQTSVRPRARRVSGLAALLAATALVLTGCGASGLDAESAAAADGVVIEHGHGSTTITEKPKRIVALGWMTPDIVAALGENPVGIEEVWGAGESGYQPWFEEFVTAEYGETPEIIPYAEEGPNYEAIKELEPDLILGLYTGISDIEYERLSEIAPTVPYIEAPWDPSTWEDMTRTVGAAMWENEKAEELVSETEELVTSLADAHPEFDGKSFVWGLTLNEGGTDLGVYLEYDPRVRITESLGFESTSAMDSFLATAEGDNWYTGVSLENLYDVDAELFAAWGASVAEGEYTVQNKVVSRWQPIEAGSYVIYANDAEASAISAPTVLSLQYILPTYVEDLAAALAGEPTIAG